The window cttaataaatcaTCTTAACCCACATAAACCTGCTGCTTTACTAATCAAAAGTCACAAATTTGACAAGTATGCTGCAtggcattaaaggggtcatttgatgttgctaaaaagaacattatgtttggtgtaatgcaatgtgaaAATGCTGTTTAAGGTTCAAAATGAACCTACTCATTCATTACAGTGAGGTgtaagttacgccttctttctttgtatgAACACTTGGGCGGCCtcatgcaaatcttcccacatcgtgacgttgacatgggggcgtgttagaatgaccGTATTAGGAGTACATGGTTTTATGTGGGGGTTGGTGTTGGTGTGGGAGCTGTCCCATGCTCCAGCCCCGCCATACTGGATAATAAACTAAATTTGTTAACCTTATCTCTTTTGATATATTTAGCTATAATTTAAACACGCCCAATATTAAAAATAGAGCAATCGTCTTTAATTCACCTTTGATGTGTGATCAAAGAAAATGTTTGTGTGcactaacttttttttgttgttaatcaGAGCCTTTCTGGGTTTACATCAGGGTCAGACACCAGTGCTGTTCCCATGGGGTCACTCTTGAGTCATGGGAAACAAACACACTGACAAACACAACCTTTGcaggaaaaataaaacagaaatatatataataaatgtattatgtagttaaaatttatatatatatatatatatatatatatatatatatatatatatatatatatatatatataaattttaactacataatacatttatttatttgatctgttCATCCAAATGTGGCTAATTTTGGATCTAGCATGTGATCTCTAGTGCTTATCAGTCATGGGGAGTGAAAATAAATAGGAGCTATAAAGGAGAGCTGTGTTATAAGACGTTTCTACATTGTTGCATTTAGTCTGTTGCATTATGAAGGTTACTTTCATCGTGTGTGTCCTCACTGGTGTGTTCCTGAGCCCTGCAGATGGACATGTGGTGGCAAATTTCTGGGATTCACCGGATTGCATCAAGTTCTTCTACAAGGAGAAAGTTCCAGATTTAGGAGCTTCCCTGACGGATGTGGTCCGTTTATGTCAGCGCTTCCTAAACACGTATCACTTTGCCACGCTGTACAACACACACTACCACACAGCTGTCTATTCTGCTTACATATTTCAGCCGAGCAATGGTGGAGGCAGAGAGACGCGCTGGTTTATAGAGCCACAGGTGAGTTcaatctatttatctatattgCCTtcaaacattttggaaaatttgGTTTCTCActtcaataaaacaataaatatatacaaaacgtATATTTCTATTTCGTGTGTATGCTTTTCTGTTTGAACTCTGATAACTTCATGTTTTCATAaatgatgtatatttatttatttatttatgtgctgtatttttatatgatcttttcttttcgtttttttttttttttgctattttacttgtattttattgtaaatatggctaaaaatgaacaaaatacttTTGGAAACTAATGGAAGGATTTACTGTGATAAAAGGttgaacaatatatatacagtgggtatggaaagtattctgacccccttaaatttttcactctttgttatattgcagccttttgctaaaatcatttgagttaatttttttcctccttaatgtacacacagcaccccatattgacagaaaaacacagaattgttgacatttttgcacatttattaaataagaaatacttAAATATCAcgtggtcctaagtattcagaccctttgctgtgacactcatatatttaactcaggtgctgtccatttcttctgatcatccttgagatggttctacaccttcatttgagtccagctgtgtttgattatactgactgGACTTGATTatgaaagccacacacctgtttatataagaccttacagctcacagtgcatgtcagagcaaaaaaaaatcatgaggtcaaaggaactgcctgaagagctcagagacagaattgtggcaaggcacagatctggccaaggttacaaaaaaaattctgctgcacttaaggttcctaagagcacagtagcctccataatccttaaatggaagacgtttgggacaaccagaacccttcctagagctggccgtctggccaaactgagctatcgggggagaagagcgttggtgagagaggtaaagaagaacccaaagatcaatgtggctgagctccagagatgcagtcgggagatgGACGAAAGTTTtaagaaagtcaaccatcactgcagccctccaccagtcagggctttatggcagagtggcccaacggaagcctctcctcagtgcaagcccccatggagtttgctcaaaaacacataaaggattctctggtctgatgagaacTATTTGACCTTAATTCTAAgtggtatgtgtggagaaaaccaggcactgctccttccttgtccaatacagtcccaacagtgaagcatggtggtggaagtatcatgctgtgggggtgtttaTCTGCTGCAGGGATAGGAtgactggttgcaatcgagggaaagatgaatgcggccaagtacagggatatcctggatgaaaaccttctccagagtgctcaggacctcagactgggccgaaggttcaccttccaacaagacaatgaccctaagcacacagctaaaataacaaaggagtggcttcactccatgactgttcttgaatggcccagccagagccctgacttaaacccaattgagcatctctggagagacctgaaaatggctgagGATCCCCAAATCTAGCTGTGAAAAACtagttgcatctttcccaaaaagaatCATGGCTGTATTAAATCAAAAgtgtgcttctactaaatactgagcaaagggtatgaatactttctgtaccatatatatatatatatatatatatatatatatatatatatatatatatatatatatatatatatataaaagcacttTGTAGGAAAACTGGTACACAGAAATGttcaaatataatacattttaaaatataataataaaacactgatatataatacattttatcctGAAATATTCACTGGAGTTTAAAAATACCTCTAGTTCCAATATTGTTAAAATGAAGGGGCTTTTGTttgttaaaaggttagttcactaataatcaaaattatgcaattaataactcaccctcatgtcgctccaaacccgtgagacctccttttatcttcggaacgcagtttaagataatttagatttagtccgagagctctcagtccctccattgaaactgtgtgtacggtctactgtccatgtccagaaaggtaagaaaaaaatcatcaaagtagtccatgtgacatcagagggtccgttagattttggtccaaaaatagcaaaaactacaaccttattgagcattgtcttctcttctgtgtctgttgtgagagagagttcaaaacactgcagtttgtgatatccggtttgcgaacgaatcatttgatgtaaccagatctttttgaaccagttcaccaaatcgaactgaattgttttaaacgtctccaatacgcattaatccacaaatgacttaagctgtaaacttttttaatgtggctgacactccctctgagttcaaacaaaccaatatcccggagtaattcatttactcaaacagtacactgactgaactgctgtgaagatgaacaccgagccgagccagataacgaacaaaagactgactcgttcacaagtcaagaactggttgcattggttttcggatcaccagtagttctttctgacaatttgattcaataaaccggttgaagaaaacagttcatcggttcttttgcgctcaacgtaatggcgtcattggcgctGACtgcaagccttcagtttacctgcactcataacactagcacagaatcagttcagaatcaatcaccaaaagaatcagttcagttcagacgctctgtgtgtcggtttgcttcacgctgaatcacaaatgcgcagtatcatcagctcctcggtacttgaatcggacgcatctgacagaaacggttcttgactcgggatgagtcaatctttcgttcgttatctggctcggctcggtgttcatcttcagttctctcttcacagtagttcagtcagtgtactgtttgagtaaattaattactccgggatattggtttgtttgaactcagagggagtgtcagccacattaaaaaagtgaacagcttaagtcatttgtggattaatgcgtattggagacgtgaaccttttaaaacgattcagttcgatttgctgaactggttcaaaaagatcagtttacattgaatcattcattcgcaaaccggatatcacaaactgctttgttttgaactctctctcacaacagacacggaagagaagaccatgatgaataaagtcgtagtttttgctatttttggaccaaaatgtattttcgatgcttcaaaaaattctaactgacactctgatgtcacatggactactttgaagatgtttttcttacctttctggacatggacagtataccgtacacacagtttcaatggagggactgagagctctcggactaaatctacaATATCTTAAACTgcgttccgaagataaacggaggtctcactggtttggaacgacatgagggcgagtcattaatgacataattttgattattgggtgaactaaccctttaattactCTTAGTTATGCTAAAGTAATGTTGATGTCTCTGGATTAAGCCATTAAAATGATGACGTTTTGCTAGTTGGTGAATCCCTCATGGTCTGAAGAAATGGAAGATGGGTATAAGCTGTTGCAGCAGAACCCAGATATCTATTTAGGAGAAAAACAGGCTCTGAATGAAGACTACACAAACTCAGGATTTGACCGTGGACACTTGAACCCCAATGGACATCATGCAGGTAAAATTAAGCATTTCGTTATGCCTACGCTCCAGTTTAACTTTTTAGTGACTGAGGTCATAGTTTCAGAAAGATCAGATAACATTTCACACTATTACTTTTATTGCCAAAGTTAGAAGTTAGTATTGTGAACACTTACTGATATACGTTGAAATTGAATTTAATCAAAAgtgaaattatttcaaatgtttacttttattcTCTTTCTTTTATCATAACTGCTTCCTATTAGTTCCAAGTCGAAATGCCACCTTTACCCTGACAAATGTGGTGCCCCAAAACCCAACGCTGAATCAGAACGCTTGGAACAAACACGAGTCTAAACTGACCAGCTTGTTTAATGGCAACTGTCATCAGGCTTATGTGTTGGCTGGTGCTATTCCCTCTTCTAACAACTGGATCATCAAGAACAATGTCAGACGGGTCAACATCCCAGAGTACATCTGGAACGCTTACTGCTGTGTCGATCAAAATGGCCGCCCCATTCTAAGTGGTGCTGCAACTGCCCTAAACACAGAGCTGAATGTGGTAGTTGAACACACCTTAGATGAGATGGTCGACTTCCTTCAGCAATTCTCTGATGCACCGGTGAATGAACTGTTTAGCGGCCAATGCAAAGCTTAGGCCAACACATTCACTTcaactggtaacactttatattaactttcattaataaatcattaacaagcATTATGTAATACTTAACAGATAATTTTATGTAAGTTCAAATGCTTACAAATGTTATTTAACTTTCAGTTCATATGATCAGGCACCTTTTAAAAATCTacaaatttctttttaaaaatcttttcaatttcaacagaaattaaacaattattaaaaggTTATTTGTTAATGTACTTTTGAATGCTAACAAATGTAATTAAACTTTAGTTCACACATTACCTAATGTctgtttttttacacaaatgttttgaaaaaaattgcTTAATCAGTTATTTTAAGCTCTTTACTGTTCACTGAACTATTCATGTTAACATATTTTTTGTTCAATCAATCTATAAAGGTAATATATTTGGTcttcatttttttctattattttcatCTACTGTTTTCACATCTTAAGAAATTATTTGTTCATGCATGTTTTTTAGTACCCAATCTAAAGTGGAAACTATTAAttctttgtaaatgtttataaagttttcttaaaatttgtacatttataagGAGTCACCTCGATCGCAAAAAGCATCCCAGATGTCCAAAATTCACCctatatacacataatattactCATTTGTTCATGCTTTTGCAGTACTCAATCTAAAGCATTAACTATCCATctattgtaaatgtttataaaagtttattaataataatcacttaAAATCAGTCATCTCAATGGCAAAGTGTGTCTCAAACAGTGGCAGTTTCTCCATTAGGGTGATTGGGCGACACACCACCAAAGGAAAGGGAGGGATTTTTATACTTTTACATTCAACCAGTGTTACGCTAGCTTTCACTATTCTAGACTGTTTGTGCTGCCTCTAAATAGTCAAATCAGCGTCGAGTCGCGTTTTGTGTAGTACCGCCCCTTTTTGGGTGATTTTTTTGTCAAACTGAGAATCGCCCCGAGtgctctcatagacttccattcaaaagattttttttttcctaactgTAGGCACTGCACTGAAATCTTAATGAGTTCCGGGGGGAACTAACGTGCTTTCGTCATCGTGCGTAACCTTAACTTGTGCAACGAGTGGGATCAGTGATATccaatatttaaaactattttgaattttaacaagaaaaaaaaatgaaaaactactttaatatcttcattaaatgtaaaaaaaacaacaacaaaaaaaacaacagagaaCAAGTATCTACAAAGGGCAGGAAGTTGTATAAACAAGGATTTTCGAGGACGTGGTATGAGCAGGGAAAAAGGCTAATAGGCTGCGAAGTAGCTTTATTCTGCTAATTTACCGCTGCATTTTGTTCCATTGCGAGAGCGTGACAGACATCGCATAGGCAACTACAGGTGTCACCGAAATGCATCATCTCTCGGAGAAAGTGAAAAAACACGaaagagcaaagatgcatatGGATAGTAGGGAGCAGTTTAATATGCATATGGATAGTAGGGAGCGtaaaatcaaatcattttcatctttttaccatgttgctttatttaacatttctcacttgcccacaaggcaatagcacaatggcaatgctctgacaaacctctgcaagaattttaatggatttttttgcacccacatttgaacctgactgtgttaaacacactgcatactcaagaacatcaaagc is drawn from Carassius auratus strain Wakin chromosome 40, ASM336829v1, whole genome shotgun sequence and contains these coding sequences:
- the LOC113058981 gene encoding endonuclease domain-containing 1 protein, giving the protein MKVTFIVCVLTGVFLSPADGHVVANFWDSPDCIKFFYKEKVPDLGASLTDVVRLCQRFLNTYHFATLYNTHYHTAVYSAYIFQPSNGGGRETRWFIEPQLVNPSWSEEMEDGYKLLQQNPDIYLGEKQALNEDYTNSGFDRGHLNPNGHHAVPSRNATFTLTNVVPQNPTLNQNAWNKHESKLTSLFNGNCHQAYVLAGAIPSSNNWIIKNNVRRVNIPEYIWNAYCCVDQNGRPILSGAATALNTELNVVVEHTLDEMVDFLQQFSDAPVNELFSGQCKA